Genomic segment of Arachis hypogaea cultivar Tifrunner chromosome 11, arahy.Tifrunner.gnm2.J5K5, whole genome shotgun sequence:
gttatCCCTGTTCTGTGATCATGAGATGAGCTTAAGGGATTCTTTGTGCTGTTTGTTATtacttgatttttttaaaaaagaatgtaAAATAAAATGCTTGGAAATTCCGAGGTTCACAGCAACCGTGGTTTGGATTTGAAATTGAGGGAACTGTTGCTGAGGGAATTAGTCACCATTCTGTGGAGAATTGAAAGTTTGATCGGGGTAACAATTATGTCGGTGATGGTGCTGCTAAATGTGACCGTTGACTAATTGTTTGTAGAGATATAATGGTGGAAAATGAGGGAACATGTGATAGGATTAGCTAATGGGTGCACTTGTTACAAGATGAAAGGTTTTAATTTTTACTGCTTTCAATGTTTGTTTTTATCAATTGTTCAAATGTTTTGGCAAGTAGGACGCCCAGCCATATGAGAAGAAAACCCTGGTTGCTATTCTGTTTGTTCGTGACATGTTTTTGGCcactctttttcctttttgttttttcttcattCGGTCTAAAGGGTGGCTCTTTGGACTTTTGAGGGCTAAAATTCAGGATGAATTATTAAGGATTTTGCTATTTTCCAGCAATTGTTTCTTCCAATGTATCTTTATCCGCCAACATTGTTTATTGTTTTGTTCCCTCTATGTGCGTGCCTGCACTGGTGTTTATGAGGTATGCAAAAGTATAAGATACCCGTTTGTAGTGTAATGTTTCTTTCTCTCTATCTTAGTAAGTTTCTTTAGCTGGGGAAAAACCATGCATATCTTCTCAGTCAATGTTGTTGGCACTTGAATTATGATCTCCAAAATATTAGTTGGCCGTATATATTTCTAGTGAGTGGAAAGCCCTTTTACATTTGGTGTGATGTATGCAAAGGGAACATTTCATATATATGTTTGAGTGCTGAGTGCTTGCCCTGAGGCAGCTGAGTAGGTAGGAAGCTAAgagtgttaaattaaaaaaagtggGGGTAACTATAACTTGACATATTTTGATATGTATGAAGGTATTGGTTTTACGAGGTTCTCTTAACAGTTAAACTTTAATATTTGTTAGCGGTGAGGGCTGAAAAGGTTAATTATCTTATTAGAATAAATGAATTTTTGCTGAtgatttattcaataaaaatcgTCTGGCAGTGACTTTTTATTCCATTTCACTTATTTTCAGACCAATGGCATCGTCATCAGACTCATGGATGAAGGAATATAATGAAGCAGTGAAACTCGCCGATGATATCAATGGCATGATTTCTGAGCGGAGTTCATTATCAACATCTGGACCAGAAGCTCAGCGTCATGCATCTGCTATAAGAAGGAAGATTACTATCTTAGGGACCAGACTTGATAGCTTGCAATCCCTTTTATCTAAAGTCCCTGGAAAGTGAGTGTTCAGCTGGTGTTTATGCTAATTAAGGAAGATCTTGCTATTACAGCATAGAAACTAGGACCTGAAATACTGTACTGCAATTGTCCAGTACATTGTTAAGGGTTGTCCTGATCTTAAATATTTATTTCTTAAGATTTGTTTAGTTGCATTGTAAAAGTTATGTGATAATAGCATAAGGAAATTTGTATTATCAATCATTCATTGTCTTCTTTTCATCTGTCAAGTGTCAAGTTATATGATGAAGTTGCTTTATTGATATCTGATGCTTTCACTTCTCAATGATGCACAGATCTGAGAAGGAGATGAATCGCCGCAGGGAAACACTTACAAATTTGAGGTCAAAAGTTAACCAAATGGCTTCAACACTGAACATGTCAAACTTTGCAAATAGGGATAGTTTATTTGGTCCTGAAATAAAACCAGATGCAATGAGCAGAACTGTTGGCCTGGATAACAGTGGACTCGTTGGACTTCAAAGGCAAATTATGAAAGGTTACTtaacttgaattgtttgaaattgaaatataataTCTGTAATCTGTAATTTGGAATTTAGATCTTGATTTGGGGGAGTGGTGTTCAAGCAGAGCAAGATGAAGGCCTTGAAAAATTGGAGGAGACTGTTGTAAGTACAAAGCACATTGCATTAGCAGTGAATGAAGAGCTGAGTCTACACACTAGACTAATTGTATGCTACTTTCCTATgttaaatttcttttttcttgtttctACAGACCATTTTCACCTCTCCTTTCTAAAATTGAATATTCTCTTTCTGTGCTAGGATGACTTGGACGAACATGTAGATGTTACAGATTCTCGTCTAAGGGTAACACTCCTTTAACTTTATTGGAACCATATCTCCCGTTTGGGCATATAAAAATTGAATGTTCTCAAAGTTTACAATATGCTCAGTCAGTTAAGGTCTTGCAATAGTAATATCCGCTTTGTGCTCTTTAGGGTCAATATTTTCATGTTTATAAATTCCTTAATTTTGGTGGCATAAATCTGTGAGTTAAGTTGTTGATAGGACCCTTGTTGGATACTTCCATTGGACATatgaagtttttatttttattattcttttttttaatatagttGGTCTTTTTCTTAATATAGTTAGTCTTTAATATTTGTTTGGTATGTAATATACTTTACATTATATGCTTTGTCAAATGTGGACCAGTAGGGATTTGTGGTTATggtaaaactttttttttcctaGCACTAATCAATTTGTGTATTATTTCACaatgtgaagaaaaaaaaataatatatgctCTTGGCCGGTGTTCCAAAATTTCAAATGCATGAGCAAAACTAGATGAAAATAACTTGTTCTATTTGGTAGCATTTGATTAGGGGGACTGAGATTGAGACTGGAGGATTGGAACTCAGTATTGTGTTTAGTGGCAATAGACtggaactaaaattttagtttccgTCCCAAAAATTTCAGTCCTTTCAGTACCTCTAGAAAGTAGAGACATAGGGGACTGAAATTTTGGGATggaaactgaaactttaataatatttcttctaaaaaatatcttaatttaaCTTTTCAAATTCCAAACCTTAATCTCcatgtttattttaaattaaacataatattgAGTCATAATTCAGTCCTGCacattttacaccaaacacaatatagaaatttaatttagttttagtcTCTCAATCTTTGTCTTCCAGTCTCAATTTCTCAGTCTTAGTCTCTTTgacacaatatagagattccaaATGCAGCTTTTATGTGGTTCCCTTGTACTCTTAACATGTTTCCTGCATGCATGCCTACCATTTTTCATTTTCCAATGGTAtcttctcttttactttttaaagcTCCAAATCCCTCGAAATTCTAATATCTTTTCTTAGAACAGGGAAACATCAATATTTCACCACTATTTTGTAACTCATCATTTCTTTTTATCTTGTGTTAACAGCGTGTCCAGAAGAACTTGGCAGTTTTAAACAAACGTACCAAGGGTGGTTGCTCCTGCTTGTGCATGCTTTTAGCAGTGGTTGGGATAGTGGTTTTGGTGGTTGTGATATGGTTGTTGGTCAAATATTTGTAGACACAAAAATACCCTACTAAGCTTTTCCTTTCTTGTTGTGCGTACTGAAACAGCATAATCAAGTTTCTTTGATTCTTGGTGTCTTGAAATGGCATTGTATCTCAATTTTCGTTTTCTAAGTGGTTGATGTCTGGGTTTTCTCACTTGTAAAAATATGAGCTTCCTTTGTGACAGATTGATCGTGTGCAAAGAGAATATTAATGCCACGTATTGCCTATCAATCAAAATCTAATGCTTCATCAGTTCCAGCTTCGTTGTACGTCTGAATCCGAATTTCATACTCGTTTTTGGGTTATATAAATACTTATTTTTCAATGAATATATTAATGTATCGAtggtataaaatatttattacatttgattaatcatatttgattttatttaaatgATCATTTATGCTATTAATATAAAATGTCACTATCTTTGTTGATATGacattatgtatttatattaaaattatatatatatacttagtaAATTCATATCCATAAATATATAAGTATGATGTGTATGCTTATAAAtcttaatcaaattat
This window contains:
- the LOC112720221 gene encoding syntaxin-52, with translation MASSSDSWMKEYNEAVKLADDINGMISERSSLSTSGPEAQRHASAIRRKITILGTRLDSLQSLLSKVPGKSEKEMNRRRETLTNLRSKVNQMASTLNMSNFANRDSLFGPEIKPDAMSRTVGLDNSGLVGLQRQIMKEQDEGLEKLEETVVSTKHIALAVNEELSLHTRLIDDLDEHVDVTDSRLRRVQKNLAVLNKRTKGGCSCLCMLLAVVGIVVLVVVIWLLVKYL